In Hoeflea ulvae, one genomic interval encodes:
- a CDS encoding ABC-F family ATP-binding cassette domain-containing protein: MLTITDLSARIAGRLLIDNASLALPPGIKAGLVGPNGAGKSTLFKIITGEMASETGHTSIPKQTRIGQVAQEAPSEETSLIEIVLRADRERTGLMKEAETATDPLRIAEIQMRLVDIDAHSAEARAASILAGLGFDHEAQQRPASSFSGGWRMRVALASVLFSEPDLLLLDEPTNYLDLEGTLWLEDYIRRYPHTVLIISHDRDLLNTAANAIVHLDQKKLTFYRGGFDQFERQKAERDEHQMKAREKSLAARKHMEEFVERFRAKASKARQAQSRIKALEKMGTVDAVIENDVSGFSFPRPDRGVASPIIAIEGGSVGYTPGSPILTRLDLRIDADDRIALLGSNGNGKSTFAKFIAGRLQAEAGLIRTAPQLKTGFFAQHQMDDLIPEESAVAHVRALMPDAQEARVRARVAQMGLKQDKMNTPAKDLSGGEKARLLMGLSAFHAPNLMILDEPTNHLDIDSRAALIRALNNFPGAVILISHDRHLIEATVDRLWIVKDGTVSTFDGDLEDYRQEVVGSSGKGKKSGDGDGGSKAEKRKQAAQERADLAPMKKKIKDFEALVERLSKQIQSLDAELANPAQFADAPYKIAQKTKQRGERAAELAKAEEDWLAMTSQVDEAEAAE; the protein is encoded by the coding sequence ATGCTTACGATTACAGATCTTTCCGCACGCATTGCCGGGCGCCTTTTGATTGACAATGCCTCGCTGGCGCTGCCGCCTGGCATCAAGGCCGGACTGGTCGGGCCCAATGGCGCCGGCAAGTCGACCCTGTTCAAGATCATCACCGGCGAGATGGCCTCCGAGACCGGCCACACCTCGATCCCGAAACAGACCCGCATCGGACAGGTGGCGCAGGAAGCCCCGTCCGAAGAGACGTCGCTGATCGAGATCGTGCTGCGCGCCGACCGCGAACGCACCGGGCTGATGAAGGAAGCGGAAACCGCGACCGACCCGCTGCGCATCGCCGAAATCCAGATGCGGCTTGTCGACATCGACGCCCATTCGGCGGAAGCCCGCGCCGCCTCGATCCTGGCCGGCCTCGGCTTCGACCACGAGGCCCAGCAACGCCCGGCCTCGAGTTTCTCCGGCGGCTGGCGGATGCGCGTGGCGCTGGCCTCGGTGCTGTTTTCCGAACCGGACCTGCTTTTGCTCGATGAGCCGACCAACTATCTCGACCTTGAAGGCACGCTGTGGCTGGAGGACTATATCCGCCGCTACCCGCACACCGTGCTGATCATCAGCCATGACCGCGACCTGCTCAACACCGCGGCCAATGCCATTGTCCATCTCGACCAGAAGAAGCTGACCTTCTATCGCGGCGGCTTCGACCAGTTCGAGCGGCAGAAGGCCGAGCGCGACGAGCACCAGATGAAAGCGCGCGAAAAGAGCCTGGCTGCGCGCAAGCACATGGAAGAATTTGTCGAGCGTTTCCGCGCCAAGGCGTCGAAGGCGCGCCAGGCGCAGTCGCGCATCAAGGCGCTGGAGAAAATGGGCACTGTCGATGCGGTGATCGAAAACGACGTCAGCGGATTTTCGTTTCCGCGGCCCGACCGCGGCGTCGCCTCGCCGATCATCGCCATTGAAGGCGGCTCTGTCGGCTACACGCCCGGCTCGCCGATCCTGACACGGCTGGACCTGCGCATCGACGCCGATGACCGCATCGCGCTTCTGGGCTCGAACGGCAACGGCAAGTCGACCTTCGCCAAGTTCATCGCCGGACGGCTGCAGGCCGAGGCAGGCCTGATCCGCACCGCACCGCAGCTCAAGACCGGGTTCTTTGCCCAGCACCAGATGGACGACCTGATTCCCGAGGAATCCGCCGTCGCCCATGTGCGCGCGCTGATGCCGGATGCGCAGGAAGCCCGCGTTCGCGCCCGGGTGGCGCAGATGGGCCTGAAGCAGGACAAGATGAACACCCCGGCCAAGGATCTCTCCGGCGGCGAAAAGGCCCGGTTGCTGATGGGCCTGTCGGCATTTCATGCACCGAACCTGATGATCCTGGACGAGCCGACCAACCACCTCGACATCGACAGCCGCGCGGCGCTGATCCGGGCGCTCAACAATTTCCCCGGCGCCGTGATCCTGATCTCCCATGACAGGCATCTGATCGAGGCCACCGTCGACCGGCTGTGGATCGTCAAGGACGGCACTGTCAGCACGTTTGACGGCGACCTTGAGGATTACCGCCAGGAAGTGGTGGGCTCGTCTGGCAAGGGCAAGAAGAGCGGCGACGGCGATGGCGGCTCCAAGGCCGAGAAGCGCAAACAGGCAGCCCAGGAGCGCGCCGACCTTGCGCCGATGAAGAAAAAGATCAAGGATTTCGAAGCCTTGGTCGAAAGGCTTAGCAAACAGATTCAGTCGCTGGATGCCGAGCTTGCCAATCCGGCGCAGTTTGCCGACGCACCCTACAAGATCGCGCAGAAGACCAAGCAGCGCGGCGAACGAGCGGCGGAACTGGCCAAGGCCGAAGAAGACTGGCTGGCCATGACCAGCCAGGTCGACGAAGCCGAGGCGGCAGAGTAG
- a CDS encoding glutathione S-transferase family protein, whose protein sequence is MTIILHELVGADPARPFSPHCWKAVMALAHKGLPFERSNVCFTKVPEVEGGVSKTVPVIRDGDQVVSDSFMIAAYLEETYPDRPSLFGGEGGQAMARFVESWTNTVLHGVMRDIAMKGIHDALAPVDQAYFRSSREARVGKTLEQMVEGREAALAALPGTLMPVRVTLKSQPWIGGSSPLFADYIVFGALQWVRLTSNARLLEADDPVKDWFERCLDLYDGLGRSVPQSA, encoded by the coding sequence ATGACCATCATCCTTCACGAGCTTGTCGGCGCTGATCCGGCGCGTCCCTTCAGCCCGCATTGCTGGAAAGCGGTGATGGCACTGGCCCACAAGGGTTTGCCGTTTGAACGCAGCAACGTCTGTTTCACCAAGGTGCCCGAGGTCGAGGGCGGCGTGTCCAAAACCGTGCCGGTGATCCGCGATGGCGATCAGGTGGTGTCCGACAGTTTCATGATTGCCGCCTATCTCGAGGAAACCTATCCCGACAGGCCGTCACTGTTTGGCGGGGAGGGTGGCCAGGCCATGGCCCGCTTCGTTGAAAGCTGGACCAACACCGTGCTGCACGGCGTCATGCGCGACATTGCCATGAAAGGCATCCATGATGCGCTGGCACCCGTGGACCAGGCCTATTTCCGCTCGAGCCGCGAAGCGCGTGTGGGCAAGACCCTGGAGCAGATGGTTGAGGGGCGCGAGGCCGCACTGGCCGCGCTGCCCGGAACCCTCATGCCGGTGCGCGTGACGCTCAAATCCCAGCCGTGGATCGGCGGATCATCTCCGTTGTTTGCGGATTACATCGTCTTTGGCGCCCTGCAATGGGTGCGGCTGACCTCGAACGCCAGGCTGCTCGAGGCGGATGACCCGGTAAAGGACTGGTTCGAGCGCTGTCTTGATCTCTATGACGGATTGGGCCGCTCCGTCCCACAATCCGCCTGA
- the ndk gene encoding nucleoside-diphosphate kinase: MAIERTFSMIKPDATKRNLTGAITKVFEDNGLRVVASKRVWMSTREAEGFYAVHKERPFFGELVEGMTSGPTVVQVLEGENAILKNREIMGATNPANADEGTIRKTFALSIGENSVHGSDAPETAAEEISYWFSGTEIVG; this comes from the coding sequence ATGGCGATTGAACGCACATTTTCGATGATCAAGCCCGATGCCACCAAGCGCAACCTGACCGGCGCGATCACCAAGGTATTTGAAGACAACGGCCTGCGCGTCGTTGCCTCCAAGCGCGTCTGGATGAGCACCCGCGAAGCCGAAGGTTTCTACGCGGTCCACAAGGAACGCCCTTTCTTCGGCGAACTGGTTGAAGGCATGACTTCCGGCCCGACCGTTGTTCAGGTCCTCGAAGGCGAGAACGCCATCCTCAAGAACCGCGAAATCATGGGCGCCACCAACCCGGCCAATGCCGACGAGGGCACCATCCGCAAGACCTTCGCGCTGTCGATCGGTGAAAACTCGGTGCACGGCTCGGATGCGCCTGAAACCGCAGCTGAAGAAATTTCCTACTGGTTCTCCGGCACCGAAATCGTCGGCTGA
- a CDS encoding zinc-binding alcohol dehydrogenase family protein translates to MNSVACTQPGSLEIRQISRPVRSDGDVRLKIRRIGICGTDYHIFEGKHPFLNYPRVMGHELAAEILETGPDSAYAVGDHVIVNPYIACGTCRACTRGKPNCCTAIAVLGVHRDGGMCEEICIPERNLVPAEGLSLDACATVEFLAIGAHAVRRSGIAPDDRVLVTGAGPIGLGAAIFARLAGAEVSILDLDPDRLKEACAIAGDCQPILAGATADAEISRLTEGDGFDAVFDATGNLASIQSGFARVAHGGRYILVSVVNETVSFSDPEFHKREMSLIGSRNATSEDFRTVIAGHKAGHVALERIITHRTDFAGAVTDLPRWASQKDGLIKAMITLD, encoded by the coding sequence ATGAACAGCGTCGCCTGCACCCAGCCCGGAAGCCTAGAGATCCGGCAGATTTCCCGGCCGGTGCGCAGCGATGGTGACGTGCGGCTCAAAATCCGCCGCATCGGCATTTGCGGCACCGATTACCATATTTTCGAAGGCAAGCATCCGTTCCTGAACTATCCCCGGGTGATGGGGCATGAACTGGCGGCGGAAATTTTGGAGACCGGGCCGGACAGCGCCTATGCGGTCGGCGACCATGTCATCGTCAATCCCTATATTGCCTGCGGCACCTGCCGGGCCTGCACGCGCGGCAAACCCAATTGCTGCACCGCCATTGCCGTGCTCGGCGTGCACCGCGATGGCGGCATGTGCGAGGAAATCTGCATTCCCGAACGCAATCTGGTGCCGGCCGAGGGCCTGTCGCTCGATGCCTGCGCCACGGTCGAGTTTCTGGCCATCGGCGCCCATGCGGTGCGGCGTAGCGGCATCGCCCCGGACGACCGGGTGCTGGTGACCGGCGCCGGACCGATCGGGCTGGGCGCGGCGATCTTCGCCCGGCTGGCCGGCGCCGAGGTGTCGATCCTCGATCTTGACCCGGACCGGCTGAAGGAGGCCTGCGCGATTGCCGGCGATTGCCAGCCGATCCTTGCCGGTGCGACGGCTGACGCCGAGATCAGCCGGCTGACGGAGGGGGACGGTTTTGACGCGGTGTTTGACGCCACCGGCAATCTGGCCTCGATCCAGTCAGGCTTTGCCCGGGTGGCGCATGGCGGCCGCTATATCCTTGTCAGCGTCGTCAACGAGACCGTGTCGTTCTCCGATCCGGAATTCCACAAGCGCGAAATGAGCCTGATCGGCAGCCGCAATGCCACCTCGGAGGATTTCCGCACCGTCATTGCGGGCCACAAGGCCGGGCATGTTGCGCTTGAGCGGATCATCACCCACCGCACCGATTTCGCCGGCGCGGTCACCGACCTGCCCCGCTGGGCGAGCCAGAAGGACGGGCTGATCAAGGCGATGATCACGCTCGACTGA
- a CDS encoding efflux RND transporter periplasmic adaptor subunit: MPPSKAEIESIVKTAENRSPLRRRLIWAVVLLVAAAGLWSWWNAASRQNLPVYTTQAIERTDIIVQVTATGTVEPTNQVEISSELSGTVRSVEADFNDVVTKGQILARLDTDKLEANVELSRASLTATQARLAEAGATLNETKDNYDRAVLLEQRQVTSLESLLKAKAAYERAQAALKSAEADIRVSEANLRINEADLAKACICSSIEGVVLDRNVEVGQIVASSLQAPVLFTLAADLTKMELRVDIDEADIGKVKVGNEAMFTVEAYQGRTFPAVISELRFAPKTVDGVVTYEAILSIDNSDLLLRPGMTATADIKVAEITGTLAIPNAALRFAPPVEPEDQSSGSGLLGMLFKNAPTRAPSSAAKTSADGRRTIWILRDGQAEGVDILAGESDGTKTEIREGDVAEGDLVITDLTSE, encoded by the coding sequence ATGCCACCTTCCAAAGCCGAAATCGAATCCATCGTCAAAACCGCCGAGAACCGGTCGCCTCTGCGGCGCAGGCTGATCTGGGCCGTGGTGCTGCTGGTGGCGGCGGCAGGGCTGTGGTCCTGGTGGAATGCGGCCTCGCGGCAGAACCTGCCGGTCTACACCACCCAGGCCATCGAACGGACCGACATCATCGTCCAGGTCACCGCGACCGGCACCGTCGAGCCCACCAACCAGGTCGAGATATCGAGCGAGCTGTCCGGCACCGTGAGGTCGGTGGAAGCCGATTTCAACGATGTGGTGACCAAGGGCCAGATCCTGGCCCGGCTCGACACCGACAAGCTGGAAGCCAATGTCGAGCTCTCCCGCGCGTCCCTGACCGCCACCCAGGCGCGTCTGGCCGAAGCCGGGGCAACGCTGAATGAAACCAAGGACAATTACGACCGCGCAGTGCTGCTTGAGCAAAGGCAGGTCACCTCGCTGGAAAGCCTGCTCAAGGCCAAGGCCGCCTATGAGCGCGCGCAAGCCGCGCTGAAGAGCGCGGAAGCCGATATCCGCGTCTCCGAAGCCAATCTGAGGATCAACGAAGCCGATCTGGCAAAGGCCTGCATCTGCTCGTCGATCGAGGGTGTGGTGCTGGACCGCAATGTCGAGGTCGGGCAGATCGTGGCGTCATCGCTGCAGGCGCCGGTGCTGTTCACGCTCGCCGCCGACTTGACGAAGATGGAGCTGCGCGTCGACATTGACGAGGCCGACATCGGCAAGGTCAAGGTCGGCAACGAGGCGATGTTCACCGTCGAAGCCTATCAGGGCCGGACCTTTCCCGCCGTCATTTCCGAATTGCGGTTTGCGCCGAAGACCGTCGATGGCGTGGTCACCTATGAGGCGATCCTGTCGATCGACAATTCGGACCTGCTGCTGCGCCCCGGCATGACGGCGACGGCCGACATCAAGGTGGCGGAGATCACCGGCACATTGGCGATCCCGAACGCCGCGCTACGGTTTGCGCCCCCGGTCGAGCCGGAAGACCAGAGCAGCGGCAGCGGCCTGCTGGGCATGCTGTTCAAGAACGCGCCGACCCGCGCGCCGTCCTCGGCGGCAAAGACCAGCGCAGACGGGCGCCGCACCATCTGGATCCTGCGCGACGGACAGGCCGAGGGCGTCGACATCCTGGCCGGAGAAAGCGACGGGACGAAAACCGAAATCCGCGAGGGCGATGTGGCTGAGGGCGATCTGGTGATTACCGATCTGACCTCCGAATGA
- a CDS encoding alpha/beta hydrolase family protein: MKRFLQMATIVVATMASSAQAQNYQTGLADLTIADTAGQRDLEGFVWYPTTETEELSEQHSNQVWAGIKAIKDARPAAGQHPLVVLSHGMYGNAMNQSWLASALAQRGYVVAAINHPGTSTWARDAEDARQMWQRPKDVSRVIDHLLATSDLSEHIQPDRIFMAGHSLGGFTAMALAGGRYDAKAFGDFCDGRPGELVCGIFANWNVAQTPDDIATMSADLSDPRIKAFAVFDLGGTQTFSSESLGRIKTPMLIFGAPRDIEATGIDLDVESRALVAALPKPSVTYLEPANLAHFDFLGECRPNGLEILKQEEPDDAFICIDGATERRALHAMIIDEVAVHFARQ, translated from the coding sequence ATGAAACGTTTTCTACAGATGGCAACCATCGTGGTCGCGACAATGGCTAGTAGCGCACAGGCGCAGAACTATCAAACCGGATTGGCCGATCTGACGATCGCAGACACTGCCGGTCAACGCGATCTTGAGGGTTTCGTCTGGTATCCCACGACCGAAACCGAAGAACTGTCGGAACAGCATTCAAACCAGGTCTGGGCCGGAATCAAGGCGATCAAGGATGCCCGACCCGCCGCGGGGCAGCATCCCCTCGTCGTGCTCTCGCATGGAATGTACGGCAACGCGATGAACCAGTCCTGGCTGGCATCGGCACTGGCGCAACGCGGCTATGTCGTCGCAGCCATCAACCATCCCGGCACCTCGACCTGGGCCCGCGATGCCGAGGATGCAAGGCAGATGTGGCAGCGGCCCAAAGACGTGTCGCGGGTGATTGACCATCTGCTCGCAACATCGGACCTCAGTGAACACATTCAACCCGACCGCATTTTCATGGCCGGGCATTCTCTGGGCGGGTTTACGGCCATGGCTCTGGCAGGCGGTCGCTATGACGCCAAGGCATTTGGCGATTTTTGCGATGGGCGTCCCGGTGAGTTGGTGTGCGGCATTTTTGCCAACTGGAATGTTGCGCAAACCCCGGACGACATCGCGACCATGTCCGCCGATCTGTCCGATCCGCGCATCAAGGCGTTTGCTGTTTTCGACCTCGGGGGAACGCAGACCTTTTCGAGTGAGAGCCTCGGGCGCATCAAGACACCCATGCTGATCTTCGGCGCGCCGCGAGACATTGAGGCAACAGGCATCGACCTCGATGTCGAATCCCGGGCGCTGGTCGCCGCCCTGCCCAAGCCCAGCGTCACCTATCTCGAGCCGGCCAATCTGGCGCATTTTGACTTCCTGGGTGAATGCCGGCCGAATGGCCTGGAAATCCTCAAGCAGGAGGAACCTGACGACGCATTCATCTGCATCGATGGCGCCACCGAACGGCGCGCGCTTCACGCCATGATCATCGACGAAGTTGCGGTTCATTTTGCGCGGCAGTGA